In Hyphomicrobium denitrificans 1NES1, one DNA window encodes the following:
- a CDS encoding DUF3280 domain-containing protein, whose product MMQRFLFAFLAVLMVTPAAANTKAAVFPFDFHDAQQDGEMFPQNDPEDMRRLQLVADELKSLMQKDGRYQVVDLSSRAKEIEAASPFYKCDGCEAPIAKDAGADIAVTGYVDKLSSASLNLQIIVRDTATGKLTKTMSAAISGNTDDMWLRGVRYLWKNRFNAEAKEK is encoded by the coding sequence ATGATGCAGCGTTTTCTATTCGCTTTTTTGGCCGTGCTGATGGTTACCCCGGCTGCGGCCAATACGAAGGCCGCCGTTTTCCCGTTTGACTTCCACGACGCACAGCAGGACGGCGAGATGTTTCCGCAAAATGATCCGGAGGATATGAGGCGGCTGCAACTCGTAGCGGACGAGCTGAAGTCCTTAATGCAGAAGGATGGCAGATACCAAGTCGTCGATCTCTCGTCGCGAGCCAAGGAGATCGAGGCGGCATCGCCATTCTACAAATGCGACGGCTGCGAAGCTCCGATTGCCAAAGACGCAGGCGCCGACATCGCCGTCACCGGCTACGTCGATAAGCTTTCGAGCGCCTCGCTCAATCTGCAGATCATCGTGCGCGACACGGCGACGGGGAAGCTAACGAAAACCATGTCGGCCGCAATCAGCGGCAACACAGACGATATGTGGCTGCGGGGCGTCCGATATCTTTGGAAGAACCGTTTCAACGCCGAGGCCAAAGAGAAATGA
- a CDS encoding dihydroneopterin aldolase, with product MNNKKKTTKPAHDDKSAKLRRATLKSRQIGDSIFVRDFVVDCNVGVYAEEQGVTQRVRFTVEARLARDVFTVDDDMADVPSYADIIDFIVELARGGHINLVETFAERIAANVLSDKRIVAVRVMLEKLERGPLRGVEIIRPATREAAREFGRG from the coding sequence ATGAACAATAAGAAAAAAACGACGAAGCCCGCGCACGACGACAAATCCGCGAAGCTCAGGAGAGCGACTCTCAAATCCCGCCAGATCGGCGACAGCATTTTCGTGCGTGACTTCGTTGTCGATTGCAATGTTGGCGTCTATGCAGAGGAGCAGGGCGTTACCCAACGCGTGCGTTTCACGGTCGAAGCGCGGCTCGCACGGGATGTTTTCACTGTCGACGACGATATGGCGGATGTTCCGTCCTACGCCGACATCATCGACTTCATCGTGGAGCTGGCACGCGGCGGCCATATCAATCTCGTCGAGACGTTTGCCGAACGCATCGCCGCGAACGTCCTTTCGGACAAGCGCATCGTCGCCGTGCGCGTGATGCTCGAAAAGCTGGAACGCGGTCCTCTGCGCGGCGTCGAGATTATTCGTCCTGCGACACGGGAAGCGGCGCGCGAGTTCGGCCGTGGCTGA
- a CDS encoding DUF447 domain-containing protein gives MPRIVETIVTTVSASDEPYIAPLGLIEDGSHWIIAPFKPSRTLENLRVHPFAVASHTDDVRVFAGGVTGRKLWPLEATKKVKGHRLADCVSHWEMKVERFFEDEQRPRFACTIVHRQTHKPWEGFNRAQAAVLELAVLTTRLNMLPPEKIESELKYLEIAISKTAGSREEEAWGWLMEKINAWRQARFDKSADAP, from the coding sequence ATGCCGCGCATCGTCGAGACCATCGTCACCACCGTGAGTGCTTCGGACGAACCCTACATTGCGCCGCTCGGGCTGATCGAGGACGGGTCGCACTGGATCATTGCGCCGTTCAAGCCGTCACGGACTCTCGAGAATTTGAGAGTTCATCCATTCGCCGTGGCGAGCCATACCGACGACGTGCGTGTTTTTGCGGGCGGCGTCACGGGGCGCAAGCTTTGGCCGCTCGAAGCGACGAAGAAGGTCAAAGGTCATCGCCTTGCCGATTGCGTTTCGCACTGGGAGATGAAGGTCGAGCGGTTCTTCGAAGACGAGCAGCGGCCGCGCTTTGCGTGCACCATCGTACACCGGCAGACGCACAAGCCTTGGGAGGGGTTCAATCGCGCGCAGGCAGCGGTGCTCGAGTTGGCGGTGCTGACGACGCGGCTCAACATGCTGCCGCCTGAAAAAATCGAAAGCGAATTGAAGTATCTCGAAATCGCAATTTCGAAGACCGCCGGCTCGCGCGAGGAAGAAGCCTGGGGATGGCTGATGGAAAAAATCAACGCCTGGCGGCAGGCTCGTTTCGATAAGTCTGCTGACGCCCCATGA
- a CDS encoding uridylate kinase, with protein MAESVARGVFPLVVKVGGSLAETGRLPLALSLIATACIPVVVVPGGGPFADSIRALQPRMRFSDAVAHRLAMLAMHQMAELVVAQQGERFTVAQSLAEISNALRNRKVPVWAPLRMISGDTAVPASWSATSDSLAARLAELLDARLVLLKSVDIEAGADLDDLARRGVVDPILPSIVARGGLSWSIFGPSGDARLRAVLEGEGER; from the coding sequence GTGGCTGAGAGTGTGGCGAGGGGTGTTTTCCCGCTCGTCGTGAAGGTTGGCGGCAGCCTCGCTGAAACTGGCCGCCTGCCGTTGGCCCTGTCGCTGATCGCAACCGCGTGCATCCCTGTCGTCGTCGTACCGGGCGGAGGCCCCTTCGCCGACAGCATTCGGGCATTGCAACCCAGGATGAGATTCAGCGACGCCGTCGCGCATCGGCTGGCAATGCTTGCGATGCACCAAATGGCCGAATTGGTCGTCGCGCAGCAGGGCGAACGTTTCACAGTCGCGCAATCGCTCGCCGAAATTTCGAATGCGCTAAGAAACCGTAAGGTGCCGGTCTGGGCACCATTACGTATGATCTCGGGTGACACCGCTGTTCCTGCCAGCTGGTCGGCGACGTCGGATAGCCTCGCGGCGCGGCTCGCGGAGCTTCTCGATGCGCGCCTCGTGCTTCTCAAATCCGTAGATATTGAGGCTGGTGCCGATCTCGATGACTTGGCCCGTCGCGGGGTCGTTGATCCAATCCTGCCGTCTATCGTTGCGCGGGGCGGGCTTTCATGGTCCATTTTCGGTCCTTCGGGTGACGCTCGGCTCCGAGCCGTCCTCGAAGGCGAAGGAGAGCGCTGA
- a CDS encoding ABC transporter substrate-binding protein — MASPTACSAAQSHSWKAAFSSVLAGCALVACPAFAEDTAPQTMPTAESPTPTTQSSTTDASKKKITISILYVKQDRQDEELPLSMLDLPSADDGIAGAKLGIADDNTTGRFLNQTFKLDVLNGNADDLIKGATEKIGAGDSFIIADMEPDALLKLSDALKDKHALIFNVGNPDDRLREEDCRANVLHIAPTRSMLADALAQYLVWKRWPNWLLIYGPTPEDKLLADAYRRSAKKFGGKIVQELEFKQNTGSRRADGGYEQIQQQIPSFLQNAKDHDVVIVADEKRLFADYFPFRTWVPRPIAGSAGLTASSWHPALEFWGGTQFQHRFRKLNSRMMRDIDYDAWVATRVVGEAATRKHAGDFDTLRDLIKSPGFEVAAFKGVATSFRSWNGQLREPLIIGTPKLPVSVSPQPGFLHQTSVLDTLGYDKPETKCKAYTQ; from the coding sequence TTGGCATCCCCAACAGCCTGCTCTGCCGCGCAATCGCATTCCTGGAAGGCCGCTTTCTCGAGCGTTCTCGCCGGATGTGCCCTGGTCGCCTGCCCAGCATTCGCGGAGGATACTGCGCCGCAAACGATGCCAACCGCAGAGTCTCCGACACCCACAACGCAATCCAGCACGACCGACGCGAGTAAGAAAAAGATTACGATTTCGATCCTCTACGTCAAACAGGACCGGCAGGACGAGGAACTGCCCCTGTCCATGCTCGATCTCCCGTCAGCCGACGACGGCATCGCAGGCGCCAAGCTCGGAATAGCCGACGACAACACCACCGGACGCTTCCTCAACCAGACGTTCAAGCTCGACGTGCTTAACGGCAATGCCGACGACTTGATCAAGGGCGCGACAGAAAAAATAGGCGCGGGTGACAGCTTCATCATCGCGGATATGGAACCCGATGCTCTACTGAAGCTTTCCGACGCCCTGAAGGACAAGCACGCGCTGATCTTCAATGTCGGCAATCCCGACGACAGGCTTCGGGAAGAGGATTGCCGCGCCAACGTCCTCCATATTGCGCCAACGCGGTCCATGCTGGCCGACGCCCTGGCGCAATATCTCGTCTGGAAGCGATGGCCGAATTGGCTCCTCATTTACGGCCCGACTCCGGAAGATAAACTGCTGGCGGATGCCTATCGCCGCTCTGCCAAGAAATTCGGCGGCAAGATCGTTCAGGAGCTTGAGTTCAAGCAAAATACCGGAAGCCGCCGCGCCGATGGCGGCTATGAGCAGATCCAGCAGCAGATCCCGTCGTTTCTACAAAATGCAAAGGACCACGACGTCGTCATCGTCGCTGACGAGAAGCGTCTTTTTGCCGATTACTTTCCGTTCCGGACTTGGGTCCCTCGGCCCATCGCAGGCTCTGCAGGGCTGACGGCTTCGAGCTGGCATCCCGCGCTTGAGTTCTGGGGCGGCACGCAGTTCCAGCACCGCTTCCGCAAGCTGAACAGCCGCATGATGCGAGACATCGACTACGATGCGTGGGTCGCGACACGGGTCGTCGGAGAAGCCGCAACCCGCAAACATGCCGGTGACTTCGATACCTTGCGCGACTTGATCAAGTCTCCAGGCTTCGAAGTTGCAGCATTTAAAGGCGTGGCGACGAGCTTCAGAAGTTGGAACGGACAGCTGCGCGAGCCGCTTATCATTGGGACGCCGAAGCTCCCGGTCAGCGTTTCTCCGCAGCCCGGATTCCTGCATCAAACGAGCGTTCTCGATACGCTGGGGTACGACAAGCCGGAGACCAAGTGCAAAGCCTATACGCAATGA
- a CDS encoding ABC transporter substrate-binding protein, with the protein MINFTRRQALAAGVALTTTAIWPGIASAAPPVRLTSVKFGSVSWLIETIRAEGIDKKHGLDLEVVEVANNPAAPIALLSGSADVIVSDWTWALRQRAKGDDLKFAPYSAALGSLMVPKNSPVKSFADLVGKKIGVAGTGIDKSWILLRAYSRKVIGKDIANVADPVFGAAPLVTAEFKSGRLDAVLNFWTYAARLHAEGAREILSMSNVVKGLGVSPTPALVGFIWSEKAVADKGIPVDILLSAVADANAVLAKSDAAWERLRPLIRPASDAELVAIRDYYRSGITGAWGPAETSAAEKLTNLLIELGDAELVGDGTRFDQNLFHS; encoded by the coding sequence ATGATCAATTTCACTCGCCGGCAAGCGCTTGCTGCCGGGGTTGCGCTAACTACGACGGCAATATGGCCGGGTATCGCGAGCGCCGCGCCACCCGTACGGCTGACGTCTGTCAAGTTCGGGTCGGTGAGCTGGCTGATCGAAACTATTCGCGCCGAGGGCATCGACAAGAAGCACGGGCTCGATCTCGAAGTCGTTGAAGTTGCCAACAATCCTGCGGCGCCGATTGCGCTTCTCTCGGGCAGCGCCGACGTCATCGTCAGCGATTGGACCTGGGCGTTGCGTCAGCGCGCCAAGGGCGATGACCTCAAATTTGCTCCGTATTCGGCCGCGCTCGGCAGCCTGATGGTGCCGAAGAACAGCCCAGTCAAATCCTTTGCCGATCTTGTCGGCAAGAAGATCGGGGTTGCGGGAACGGGCATCGACAAGAGCTGGATCTTGCTCAGAGCTTATTCGCGCAAGGTCATCGGCAAAGACATTGCGAACGTCGCCGATCCGGTTTTCGGCGCGGCGCCGCTCGTCACTGCCGAATTTAAAAGCGGGCGGCTTGATGCTGTCTTGAACTTCTGGACTTACGCGGCGCGTCTCCACGCGGAAGGCGCCCGGGAAATTCTCTCGATGTCGAATGTCGTCAAAGGCCTGGGCGTCAGCCCGACCCCTGCGCTCGTTGGGTTCATCTGGTCGGAGAAAGCGGTCGCGGACAAGGGCATTCCCGTTGACATTCTTTTGAGTGCGGTTGCCGACGCGAATGCGGTACTTGCAAAGTCCGATGCAGCATGGGAACGACTGCGGCCGCTGATCAGGCCGGCCTCGGACGCCGAACTCGTGGCGATCAGAGACTACTACCGGTCGGGAATTACTGGAGCGTGGGGACCGGCCGAGACGTCGGCGGCGGAGAAGCTGACGAACCTTCTCATTGAACTCGGAGACGCGGAACTCGTTGGCGATGGCACCCGTTTCGACCAGAACCTCTTCCATTCCTAG
- a CDS encoding hydantoinase/oxoprolinase family protein, with translation MTIVAGYDVGGAHLKVARIENGRLAAVRQIACPLWHGLDQLDAALASAAPIVGGAAIHAITMTAELTEIFASREEGVVALLERLRQRIAGDLRIFVGLKGFTDVQAARGDPLSVASANFLATARLVAERQPRAVLIDFGSTTTDIVACDRPQGLSDAERLQTGELVYTGLTRTAVPSVATRAPLAGQWQGLARDTFATMGDVRRILGELPEDVDFHATADGRGKSLSESLARFARGFGRDADMRHLTTWQASAAYVAERQMRSIHDGVLQVLSRPGIVAEAVVVAGIGASTAERIASRMNLRASDFGTLIDAPDEHRLWATRCAPAVSVALLQAKR, from the coding sequence ATGACAATTGTCGCCGGTTACGATGTCGGTGGCGCGCACTTGAAGGTTGCGCGGATTGAGAACGGGCGGCTCGCCGCAGTGCGTCAGATCGCATGTCCGCTATGGCACGGCCTCGATCAACTCGATGCCGCGTTGGCTTCCGCCGCGCCGATTGTCGGCGGCGCCGCAATCCATGCGATCACGATGACCGCCGAGCTGACCGAGATTTTCGCGAGTCGCGAAGAGGGCGTCGTCGCGCTGCTCGAAAGATTGCGCCAGCGGATCGCCGGCGATCTCAGAATATTCGTCGGCCTCAAAGGCTTCACGGACGTGCAAGCGGCGCGTGGCGATCCCTTGTCGGTCGCTTCGGCAAACTTTCTTGCGACCGCGCGTCTCGTCGCAGAACGGCAGCCCCGCGCAGTGCTGATCGATTTCGGCTCGACGACGACCGACATCGTTGCATGCGACCGGCCACAGGGTTTAAGCGACGCCGAACGCCTGCAAACGGGCGAGCTTGTCTATACCGGGCTGACGCGGACGGCCGTTCCATCTGTCGCTACGCGTGCGCCGCTTGCAGGGCAGTGGCAGGGTTTGGCGCGCGACACCTTCGCGACAATGGGGGATGTCCGGCGCATTCTCGGCGAACTCCCGGAGGATGTCGATTTCCACGCGACGGCCGATGGGCGGGGCAAGTCCCTATCCGAAAGTCTTGCACGCTTCGCGCGCGGCTTCGGGCGCGATGCCGATATGCGCCATCTGACGACATGGCAGGCCTCTGCCGCCTATGTCGCGGAACGCCAAATGCGGTCGATCCATGACGGCGTGCTGCAGGTCCTATCACGGCCCGGCATCGTGGCCGAGGCCGTTGTCGTCGCCGGCATCGGCGCATCGACCGCAGAGCGAATTGCGTCACGGATGAATTTGCGCGCGTCCGATTTCGGAACTCTCATCGACGCGCCGGATGAACATCGATTATGGGCGACGCGCTGCGCGCCTGCTGTCTCCGTCGCGCTGCTGCAAGCGAAGCGATAG
- a CDS encoding (5-formylfuran-3-yl)methyl phosphate synthase, whose protein sequence is MIDGLTRRRPAFLASVTSADEASLALAGGADVIDCKDPSAGALGALPHAVVREVAARVAGRLLVSATVGDLPPESGALVEAASAMARTGVDIVKIGFFGDGDARPAIAALGRVKHQKVRLVAVLMADQAPDYELIPYLAAHGFAGVMLDTADKSGGRLTTMLPAGGLSKFVSSARNSNLMCGLAGSLRMEDIAGLASLGPDVLGFRGALCETGRSSKLDPTRVAAIRLEIGRAQNIEPAPEKSVA, encoded by the coding sequence ATGATCGACGGTTTGACACGGCGGCGTCCCGCCTTTCTGGCGAGCGTGACGAGCGCCGATGAGGCGAGTTTGGCACTCGCAGGCGGCGCCGATGTGATCGATTGCAAAGATCCGTCGGCCGGTGCGCTGGGGGCGCTGCCGCACGCGGTTGTCCGCGAGGTCGCCGCGCGCGTGGCTGGCCGACTGTTGGTGAGCGCGACGGTCGGGGACTTGCCTCCGGAGTCCGGCGCGCTGGTCGAGGCTGCATCCGCGATGGCGCGGACAGGAGTCGATATCGTCAAGATCGGATTTTTCGGCGACGGTGATGCGCGTCCCGCGATCGCTGCGCTGGGGCGGGTGAAGCATCAGAAGGTGCGTCTCGTTGCGGTGCTGATGGCGGATCAGGCCCCGGATTACGAGCTTATTCCATATCTCGCGGCGCACGGTTTTGCCGGCGTGATGCTTGATACGGCGGACAAGTCGGGCGGTCGCTTGACCACGATGCTGCCTGCCGGAGGGCTTTCAAAGTTCGTGTCGTCGGCACGGAATTCCAATCTGATGTGCGGTCTTGCCGGGTCGCTCAGAATGGAAGACATCGCGGGCCTTGCGAGCCTCGGTCCGGACGTGCTGGGCTTCCGCGGTGCGCTTTGCGAGACGGGTCGGTCGAGCAAGCTCGACCCGACACGCGTCGCCGCCATTCGGCTCGAAATCGGCCGCGCACAGAACATCGAGCCTGCACCGGAGAAGTCCGTGGCATGA
- a CDS encoding ABC transporter permease has protein sequence MAPVSTRTSSIPRPARAFGFNSTIERFAWMAGSLLVFGLFWQVLADVLQNKYLPTPLAVFDVMLREARSGELWKHTSATLVRVAIAFVFSMFIGTAIGLALGKYKTADKFFDAWLTLFLNLPALVTITLCYIWFGLTDTAAIIAVALNKIPNVAVNMREGARSLSKDLAEMAIMYKFGNWKTLRHVTLPQLAPFFAAAARSGLSLVWKIVLVVEAFGRSNGVGYRLAIAFQEFDVGTILAYALAFILIVQVIEFAVLQPLQARVSAWRR, from the coding sequence ATGGCACCCGTTTCGACCAGAACCTCTTCCATTCCTAGGCCGGCGCGCGCCTTCGGCTTCAATTCGACGATAGAGCGGTTCGCCTGGATGGCGGGATCGCTCTTGGTTTTCGGCCTTTTCTGGCAAGTCCTTGCCGACGTTCTTCAGAACAAATATCTCCCGACGCCGCTCGCCGTTTTCGACGTCATGCTCAGGGAGGCGAGAAGCGGCGAGCTCTGGAAGCATACGTCCGCGACGCTGGTGCGTGTCGCCATCGCCTTCGTTTTTTCGATGTTCATCGGAACGGCGATCGGGCTGGCGCTCGGCAAGTATAAAACGGCGGACAAGTTTTTTGATGCCTGGCTGACGTTGTTCCTGAACCTGCCGGCGCTCGTCACCATCACGCTCTGCTACATCTGGTTCGGGCTGACGGATACCGCCGCGATCATCGCCGTGGCGCTGAACAAGATCCCAAACGTCGCCGTCAACATGCGCGAGGGCGCGCGCAGCCTCTCGAAAGATCTTGCCGAGATGGCGATCATGTACAAGTTCGGGAACTGGAAGACGCTTCGGCACGTGACACTACCACAGCTCGCACCGTTCTTTGCCGCTGCAGCCCGGTCGGGCCTATCGCTCGTCTGGAAGATCGTGCTCGTCGTCGAAGCTTTCGGCCGCTCGAACGGTGTCGGCTATCGTCTCGCGATCGCGTTCCAGGAATTTGACGTCGGCACGATACTGGCCTATGCGCTGGCCTTCATCCTGATCGTGCAAGTCATCGAATTCGCGGTGCTGCAGCCGCTGCAAGCCCGGGTGAGTGCATGGCGCCGCTGA
- a CDS encoding ABC transporter ATP-binding protein translates to MAPLNGRNTNGTIRVAVKRKIFPAVGDREAQLVLQDIEFEVAPRSFLVITGPSGCGKSTLLNIIAGLDKDYEGSIDLGPAKDGVTFIFQTPRLLPWRTLYENIALALPNGDPRHAQIPAMLERVGLGQAQNAYPEMLSLGMQRRAALARGFILEPQILLMDEPFVSLDDPTAASLRELLMELWHRQPTTVIFVTHDRSEAIQLGTRILRLAPGQASVAQDAVVNLTEAQRHDRAAVLQEQIRIFAT, encoded by the coding sequence ATGGCGCCGCTGAACGGACGAAACACAAACGGGACGATCCGCGTCGCGGTCAAGCGCAAGATCTTTCCGGCGGTTGGAGACCGCGAAGCACAGCTCGTGCTTCAGGATATCGAATTCGAGGTGGCGCCGCGCTCGTTTCTGGTTATCACCGGTCCGTCGGGCTGCGGAAAGTCGACGTTGCTCAACATCATCGCCGGGCTCGACAAGGATTACGAAGGATCGATTGATCTCGGCCCCGCGAAAGACGGCGTAACGTTCATTTTCCAGACGCCCCGGCTTCTGCCCTGGCGCACGCTTTACGAAAATATCGCCCTCGCTCTCCCGAACGGAGATCCTCGTCACGCGCAAATCCCGGCGATGCTGGAGCGCGTCGGGCTGGGTCAGGCGCAGAACGCTTACCCCGAGATGTTGTCGCTCGGCATGCAGCGGCGTGCGGCGCTGGCACGGGGGTTCATCCTCGAACCTCAGATCTTGTTGATGGACGAGCCCTTTGTTTCGCTTGATGATCCTACGGCGGCAAGCCTCAGGGAATTGTTGATGGAGCTGTGGCACCGGCAGCCGACAACCGTGATTTTCGTGACGCACGACCGGTCCGAGGCAATACAACTCGGGACCCGCATCTTGCGCCTGGCGCCGGGACAGGCGAGTGTTGCCCAGGATGCGGTCGTGAACCTGACAGAAGCTCAGCGCCACGACCGGGCTGCGGTGCTCCAAGAGCAAATCCGCATCTTCGCCACCTGA
- a CDS encoding HisA/HisF-related TIM barrel protein codes for MDIIPVIDVARGKVVRAIQGKRAAYQPIDTPLAASSEPVDVARGLRALYPFRKVYIADLDGIEGRGRNTHLVSILSQALPHSELWIDAGSGSRSAARAVLAAPVATLVVGSESLESVRVWHEISVEAPARTVLSLDFRGGEFMGPDALLADAALWPGRVIVMTLDRIASESGPNIALLETIAARAGSRRVYAAGGIRDRADLDRVKKAGAAGALVASILHAQKISAGDLKQIAGR; via the coding sequence GTGGACATCATTCCAGTGATCGACGTGGCGCGCGGCAAGGTCGTGCGCGCAATCCAGGGAAAGCGCGCAGCTTACCAGCCCATAGACACTCCCTTGGCTGCATCTTCTGAGCCCGTTGACGTGGCGCGAGGTCTGAGGGCGCTTTATCCCTTCCGCAAGGTCTATATCGCGGATCTCGACGGTATCGAAGGACGCGGTCGCAATACGCACCTCGTGTCGATCCTCAGTCAGGCGCTTCCGCACAGCGAACTCTGGATCGACGCGGGCTCCGGTTCGCGCAGTGCTGCACGCGCCGTTCTGGCGGCCCCCGTCGCGACGCTCGTCGTGGGCTCGGAAAGCCTCGAGAGCGTGCGCGTTTGGCACGAAATTTCAGTGGAGGCGCCCGCGCGCACGGTATTGTCACTCGATTTTCGCGGCGGCGAATTCATGGGGCCGGATGCGCTACTGGCGGACGCTGCGCTCTGGCCGGGGCGTGTGATCGTGATGACGCTTGACCGCATTGCCAGTGAGAGCGGACCCAACATCGCCCTTCTTGAAACGATTGCGGCGCGGGCGGGATCGCGGCGGGTCTATGCCGCGGGCGGCATTCGGGACCGGGCCGACCTCGATCGTGTCAAGAAAGCGGGTGCAGCCGGGGCGTTGGTCGCCTCCATACTCCATGCGCAAAAAATTTCGGCCGGCGATCTGAAACAGATCGCCGGCCGGTAA
- a CDS encoding class I SAM-dependent methyltransferase, producing the protein MTRKDDKKAAFIAALAAALDAKTFIKLTLGKFRGEGEPSKAVATLVALKGVPHLKLVTRLARKDDTKTFSINDGINHIKLRIGDTYLSATLFSTDRDVTLTYSKKREPQLTSIKPTLKASEPAAHDRVKSYLVPPDRPYLKALQVSDAEGRIKPTMQGKYRQICRFIEIFDGLLKDIDQSDADEPLSILDIGSGKGYLTFALYDHLTTTLGRTCVMTGIEVRGDLVKLCNELARALHFSGLAFEAAEAQQRRTTHTDIVIALHACDTATDDAMALGIAADAQMILAAPCCQHELAPQIKDTSEGFAGVIKYPLFKQRQADLVTDAARALLLEASGYKVKVIEFVSTEHTAKNILIAATKSANVNSDRAKRQYRELKRAMGFETHHLASQLKGVE; encoded by the coding sequence ATGACACGCAAGGATGACAAGAAAGCCGCCTTCATAGCGGCGCTCGCAGCGGCGCTCGATGCCAAAACCTTCATCAAGCTGACGCTCGGAAAATTTCGGGGCGAGGGCGAACCGAGCAAGGCCGTCGCGACACTCGTCGCTTTGAAGGGCGTTCCGCATTTGAAGCTCGTCACCCGCCTTGCACGCAAGGACGATACCAAGACGTTTTCGATCAACGACGGCATCAATCATATCAAGTTGAGGATCGGCGATACCTATCTCAGCGCGACGCTGTTCTCGACGGACCGCGACGTGACGCTGACCTACAGCAAGAAGCGTGAGCCGCAGCTGACGTCCATCAAGCCGACATTGAAGGCGTCCGAGCCCGCTGCGCATGATCGCGTCAAATCGTATCTCGTCCCGCCGGACCGTCCCTATCTCAAAGCGCTGCAGGTTTCCGATGCAGAGGGACGTATCAAGCCGACAATGCAGGGCAAGTATCGCCAGATTTGTCGCTTCATCGAAATCTTCGACGGACTGTTGAAAGATATAGATCAGAGCGACGCAGACGAGCCGCTGTCCATCCTCGATATCGGATCTGGCAAGGGCTATCTGACGTTTGCACTTTATGATCATCTGACGACAACGCTCGGGCGAACGTGCGTCATGACCGGAATCGAGGTGCGTGGCGATCTCGTGAAACTTTGCAACGAGCTTGCACGCGCGTTGCATTTCTCAGGTCTTGCTTTCGAGGCCGCCGAGGCACAGCAGAGGCGCACGACGCACACCGACATCGTCATTGCGCTTCATGCCTGCGATACGGCGACTGATGACGCCATGGCGCTCGGCATCGCGGCCGATGCGCAAATGATTCTTGCGGCTCCCTGCTGTCAGCACGAGCTGGCGCCGCAGATCAAGGATACGAGCGAGGGTTTTGCCGGGGTCATCAAATATCCGCTGTTCAAGCAGCGTCAGGCTGATCTCGTTACAGATGCAGCACGCGCGCTTTTGCTCGAAGCGTCGGGATATAAGGTTAAGGTCATCGAATTCGTGTCGACCGAGCATACAGCAAAAAATATTCTTATCGCGGCGACAAAATCAGCGAACGTCAATTCCGACCGCGCGAAGCGGCAATATCGGGAATTGAAACGAGCCATGGGCTTTGAGACGCATCATCTGGCGTCGCAACTTAAGGGTGTCGAATGA
- a CDS encoding PepSY domain-containing protein gives MIEVSRFARRAFAVAAVAFAMSAPVLAGHDEVRDDPAVVTDRLHRMGFVSWRYIKWDHGYWKIEDARRENGHQYDLKLEAGTFDIVRLERERG, from the coding sequence ATGATTGAAGTCTCTCGCTTTGCGCGCCGGGCATTCGCTGTCGCCGCCGTGGCGTTCGCGATGTCGGCGCCGGTTCTCGCGGGCCATGACGAGGTGCGGGACGATCCGGCTGTCGTCACCGACCGCCTGCATCGCATGGGATTTGTTTCCTGGCGTTACATCAAATGGGATCACGGCTACTGGAAGATCGAAGATGCACGCCGCGAGAACGGCCATCAGTATGATCTGAAGCTCGAAGCCGGCACGTTTGACATCGTGCGGCTGGAACGCGAGCGGGGCTAA